One Triticum dicoccoides isolate Atlit2015 ecotype Zavitan chromosome 3B, WEW_v2.0, whole genome shotgun sequence genomic window, ggtgccctatttaacgtgaatgcaatagtctctaaagcataatcccaaaatgatagcagtaaataagagacatcatagctcacaccatatccaataaagtatggttacgatgttcggacacaccattacgctgtggtgttccaggtggcatgagttgcgaaactattccacattgtttcatatgaacaccaaactcgtaactcaaatattcgcctccacaatcagatcgtagaaactttattttttatttttcttgttacgatgattttccacttcactttgaaattctttgaacttttcaaacattttagacttatgtttcattaagtagatatacccatatatgcttaaatcatctgtgaaggtcagaaaataaagataccgtcatgagcctcaacactcattggacctcatacataggtatgtattatttccagtaagtcagtagctcgttccattgttcgggagaacagagttttagtcatcttgcccatgaggcatggttcgcaagcaccaagtgattcataatcaagtgattccaaaatcccaccagcatggagtttcttcatgcgctttacaccacctaaacggcagtgccacaaataagttgcactatcattatcaactttgcatcttttggcttcaatattatgaacatgtgtatcacaacGATCGAGAttgaacaaaaatagaccactcaacaaggttgcattaccataaaagatattactcatataaatagaagaaccattattctttgatttaaatgaataaccatctcacaataAAACAAgacccaaatataatgttcatgctcaacgctggcaccaaataacaattattcaggtctaaaactagtcccgaaggtagatgtagaggtagcgtgccgacggcgatcacatcgaccttggaaccatttccgacgtgcatcgtcacctcgtccttagccaatcttcgtttaatccatagcccctatttcgagttgcaaatatgagcgacagaaccagtatcaaatacccaagcgctactacgagcattagtaaggtacacatcaataccatgtatatcaaatatacctttcgctttgccatccttcttatccgctaaatacttggggcagttccgcttccagtgaccagtccctttgcagcagaagcactcagttgcaggcttaggtccagacttgggcttcttcccgggagtagcaattgcttgctattcttcttgaaattccccttcttccatttgccctttttcctgaaactagtggtgttgttaaccatcaacacttgatgctccttcttgatttctatctccgcagcctttagcattgcaaagagctcgggaatcgtttttgtcatcccttgcatattatatttcatcatgaagcctttatagcttggtggcaatgattgaagaactctgtcaatgacactatcatcagcaagattaactcctagctgagtcaagtggttatggtacccagacattttgtgtatgtgttcattgacacaactattctcctccattttgcagctatagaacttgttggagacttcgtatctctcaactcgggcattttcttgaaatattaacttcaactcttggaacatctcatatgctccatgacgttcaaaacgtctttgaagtcccgattctaagccataaagcatggcacactgaactatctagtagtcatcaacacgcgtctgctAGACATTCACAATGTatgcagttgctggcgcaggtggtacacctagcggtgcttccaggacgaaattcttctgtgtagcaatgaggataatcctcaagttacggacccaatccgtgtaattgctaccaacatctttcaacttagctttctctaggaacacattaaaattcaagggaacggtagcactggccattgatctacaacaacatagacatgcaaaaactattaggactaagttcatgataaattaaagttcaattaatcatattacttaagaactcccacttagatagacatccctctagtcatctaaatgatcacgtgatccaaatcaactaaaccatgtccgatcatcacgtcagatggagtagttttcaatggtgaacatcactatgttgatgatatctactatatgattcacattcgacctttcggtctcagtgtttcgaggccatatctgcatatgctaggctcgtcaagtttaacccgagtattctgcacgtgcaaaactggcttgcacccgttgtatgtgaacgtagagcttatcacacccgatcatcacgtggtgtctcggcacgatgaactgtagcaactgtgcgtactcagggagaacacttataccttgaaatttagtaagggatcatcttataatgctactgccgtactaagaaaaacaagatgcataaaagataaacatcacatgcaatcaaaatatgtgacatgatatggccatcatcatcttgtgctcatgatctctatcaccgaagcatcgtcatgatctccatcgtcaccggcttgacaccttgatctccatcgtagcatcgttgttgtctcgccaactattgctactatgactatcgctaccgattagtgataaagtaaagcaattacatggcgattgcatttcatacaataaagtgacaaccatatggctcttgcaaaacatgatgatctcatacaaaaatttatatcacatcatgccttgaccatatcacatcacaacaatccctgcaaaaacaagttagacgtcctctactttgttgttgcaagttttacatggctgctacgggcttctagcaagaaccgttctttccTACGCATCAAAaagcacaacgatttttcgtcaagtgtgctgttttaaccctcaacaaggaccgaccatagtcaaactcaattcaactaaagttggagaaacagacacccgctagccacctgtgtgcaaagtacgtcggtagaactagtctcatgaacgcgatcatgtaatgtcggtccgggccgcttcatccaacaatacctccgaatcaaagtaagacgttggtggtaagcagtatgactatcatcgcccacaactctttgtgttctactcatgcatatatcatctacgcatagacctggctcagatgccactgttggggaacgtagtaattcaaaaaaattcctacgatcacataagatctatctaggagatgcatagcaaccaggcgggagagtgtgtccacgtaaccttgtagaccgaaagcggaagcgtttagtaacgcggttgatgtagtcgaacgtcttcacgatccaactgatccaagtaccgaacgtacgacacctccgtgttcagcacatgttcaacacgatgatgtccctcgtgctcgtgatccagttgaggacgagggagagttccgttagcacgacggcgtggcgacggtgatgatgaagttatcggtgcagggcttctccaaagcactacgacgatatgaccgaggtgttaaactgtggaggggggaaccgcacacagctaagagattgtctgttgtgctttggggtgccccccttgcccccgtatataaaggagggagggaggaggcctgcggccaggaggggcacgcctatagggggagtccaactaggattcccaatcctagttggagtccccttccttattccaagaggggagagagggacggaggaggagagggcaaagtaaagaggggggcgccgccccctccctagtccaattcggacttgccatggtggggggaggcgtgcGACCACCCTTGcagccctcctctcctttccactaaagcccatgaaggcccactacttccccggggggttccggtaacctcccggtactccggaaaatgtccgaacccttccgaaaccttttcggtgcccgaacataaccttccaatatatcaatctttatgtatcgaccattttgagactcctcgtcatgtccatgatctcatccgggactccgaacaaacttcgttcatcaaaccacataactcataatacaaatcgtcattgaacgttaagcgtgcggaccctacgggttcgaggactatgtagacatgattgagacacgtctccgatcaataaccaatagcggaacctggatgctcatattggctcctacatattctacaaagatctttatcggtcaaaccgcacaacaacatacgttgttccctttgtcatcggtatgttacttgcccgagattcgatcgtcggtatcatcatacctagttcaatctcgttaccggcaagtctctttactcattccgtaattctTCATCCcgtagctaactcattagtcacattgcttgcaaggcttatagtgacgagcattaccgagagggcccagagatacctctccgatacacatagcgacaaatcctaatcttgatctatgccaacccaacaaacaccttcggatacacctgtagagcatctttataatcacccagttacgttgtgacatttgatagcacacaaggtgttcctccggtattcgggagttgcataatctcatagtcagaggaacatgtataagccatgaagaaagcaacaacaataaaactgtaacgatcataatgctaagctaacggatgggtcttgtccatcacatcattctctaatgatgtgaccccgttcatcaaatgacaacacatgtctatggtttggaaatataaccatctttgattaacgagctagtcaagtagaggcatactagggacactttgttttgtttatgtattcacacatgtactaagtttctggttaataaaattctagcatgaataataaacatttatcatgatataaggaaatataaataacaactttattattgcctctagggcatatttccttcaaaatcttGGGGAAAATGTAGCTTggaggaagaacagaggagaaagcttaagtgtggctccggcatttcatcaaacacctcatgtgcatgtATAGGCAAAATACAGAGTAGCCCACACCTCCACCCTTCCACGGCCAAAAACAGAGGAGATGGGGGGGGggtcatggatatatataggcaaaacttTACTCCCGGTTTGTGTCTAAAACCGGGACTAATTgcctaacctttagtcccggttctagacaccaaccgggactaaaggccagcaacccctttagttccggttggtggctggaaccgggactaaaggtcccagccgaaccgggactgatgcctgcCGAGGCCCGGCCGGCGGCCTAGCCTCTCGAACCTGGACTGATgctcccattagtctcggttcataaCACGATTGGGACTAATACACTTATCTGCccaggaccaaagccctgttttctactagtgttagtgaGACCTAGGTAGAGTTTGACATAATTGAAATCTCTAGCTCTCCTTGTAATTGTCATTGTTTTTCCTTGTTTGTTGCCGCTGATGCATTCCATTTTGTACAGAAACCTTTTCCCTTCATTCTTTAATGAAACAACACAGAAAGAAATCCGTGTTCTCAAAAAGAAACATGCAATAACCAAATCTTCATTTTGAAAGATGGGGAAGGATTTTTCTCTAATAGGAGAGAATGTTCCTTTAACAGTAGATGAAATATGTAACTCATGGGGTTTTAATCAAAATAAAAAATTTACCAGGGGCCTATCAATTTAATGATGCAGTGATCCCTTTGTAGAGTTTGACATAACTAGTTAGCCAAAACTTATAGCTCCCTTTGTCGTTTCCATTTTCCCCTAGTTTATTGCGGCCGATGCATTCCTTGTTGTACTTCACTTTTTCTTTCCTTCTTTCATTAAACAACACCGAAAGAATTCCGTTCTAAAAAAGAATATGCGATGCCCAAACCTCCTCCGAAAAGATAGACCTTGAAATGTTTTTTTTACAGATAGTTACATGTGCGTTGCAATGTGGCATAAATATTTTACCACCTTAGTCTGTGATTTACCTTTTTTCGGATGAAAGGAGAGTTTATGGATCACTCAACGGGTAGGTCATTCTTACAAAGATCAGGTACACCGCCTCGTCCCGAATCGAGCCACACATTAGTGCGGTCTTCTAACCTACCATAGCTAGCCAAGTGTATGATTTACCTACCCATTTAAAACAAAAAAGAGGCTAGCCAACTCACCTCCAGGAGGCTCCCCCGATTGGGCCTTCATCGGCCGTCGGATTGAGCCATCTGAAGGGTATGAGCTGTTGGATCTTCACCTGCAGTTAACCCCTTTTCACCTCACGGTCATTCTGGATGTTCAATGACGAGTGGGCTCATGCCGCACGTTTACTGGCTGGGTTGGTCATTCGGGCGTACAAGAGGCTTTTGCCCAATCCGCGCTAGCGCTCCGATCCCAATCCTCGGCTCGCCCGCTGCAACACCAGCCGCCACACAAACCCTAGCTCCTTTCCCCTCGATCTCTACAGCCTCTCCCTCCTCCATATCCCCTCCTCGCTCATCACCATGGCCCGCCCTAGGAGCCTCGCTGCCACCTGCCACTCCTCCTCCACCACGCCACCCCCTCTAACCACGGCTTCCTTTTTTTCTTCGTCAGCCGTCGGCGGCGCCTGGTTCCAGATCGGGTGCTGGTTAGGCGAGCCTGGTAGTGGGGTGAAGGAGCAGGGTAGGCGCGCGACGAGGACAAGCAAGGGAAGAGGAAGGAGGCTGGCAACAGGGTGAAGGAGCAGGCCGACCATCGTTGAGGCGGCGTCGCCCGTCTAGGTGCCATTCATCGTCGCTGGCCTCACTAGCCTCACCTACTCCGTCTTCACCAACCCGGCCATGGAGATGAGACGAGAAAGGTTGTGGCCAGCCAATCGAGTCGCACCTCGGGTGCGCGACCCCAGGGAGGATTTTGCGCTACCGTATCTGTTGCTGGCCTCACTCGCCTCGTCTACTCTCTCTTCACCAAACCGGCCACGAAGATGGGATGAGAGTGTCCATGGCCAGCCAATCGAGCCCCACCTCCGGTGGGCGACCCCAGGGAAGATTTTTGCGCTGCAGTCTTCTTGCGCCAGTCCGTGCCCTGGACGAACGACACCTGCTGAGGTAGGCTTCTCCCTCCTCTCCGTACTCCAAATGAGGTGTGCAGGTCGTCACCGTGACCCACCGTCTCTACTCGGGCTCTCTATTGTCCTGCCTTGCTTGCTGCGTGTGTCATGTGTGCGTGCTTACTGATGCCTTGCTGCGTGCGTGTGTTCTTGATTGTTGTGTGCGTGCTTGCTGGGTTGCTGTTGGTGCTTTGTCGCTGGGTGTTGGGCTGCTGCTGGCCTGATGTTAATGCTTTGGTATATATATTTGTATGATGCTTGTATCTTCTATGAGGTTATGCTTTGTTATATACTGACATTGTTACTTGCTTTCTGCTGACATGTTGGTTTTGTTGTTGTCCTAGCCAGGTAGTCAGTCCAGTGACATAGAGATACAAGAGATATTCAGTTATGAGGATGGGGGAAATTAATGATCATACAGTCATTGCAGATTTGAAATGAGGCATCAAGGCAGCAAATGGGGCAGTATTTTGATCTCATTTCATCTGACCCATTGATTATTTGTTGTCTTTTTCACATGCCACCAAGTTCAGGTTGCTTTTCTTATATCATTGGTTTATGGTCTGCTTCAATGTGAACTTAAATGAAGACCTAGATTGATCTCTAATTTGTAAATGTCATCGAGCTGCTGCTACACACGCTGATTGGGTTGGCAGGCTGCTGTACATTTGTTCAGATCTTCCATTGTCTAGCTGATTCAGAATTTGGCTCATGCCAGTGGATAAAATATGCTTATTTGCATGGTTGCTGTTGTACGTTCGTCATGCATCTAAAGTCACTTACTTTCTAGGATTTTCGGATGGATGCTATGCTTCTCTTTTTGCTGAAAAATCTATGGGTGAATGTGTTGGTGTGGATAGCTTGCCTGTATGCAGAATCTATCTTTAGATTCTACGAGATGATGCATTCGTGTGGTCAGCATGCCTGTGTGTAGAATCTCTATATCCTTAGATTCTACAAGATGATGCATTGGTGTGGTCAGCCTGTCTATGTGCAGAATCTTTGTTTACATTTTGTCAGAATTTTCCTTTCTTTCTTATTGTTCTCATGGCGATCTGATCCTATAGATAAATCGTGTGTGTGCCTATGATCTACTATGTCTGATGCATGTCTATGTAGTTATCTGTTTAATAAACTTATACTTAGTTTGCGTTGTTTGGAGAGTAATACGGTTGACTGATTGTTTGCATGATCATATCATCATTTGGGGGATTGGTTTAGGTTCCTCGGGAAATTTAATTGTTCTGCCATAAAACTCCATAGTGAAAATTTTAGTTTCCAAGTTAACGTTCGGTCATATACGGGAAAAACTCACATTTATTTGTATCTCAACCTTATTGGTTTATTTAACTATGTATATTATAAGATTGGAGATGTAAAAACATTTGATTTTGAATCTCAAGAAATTACTTGTGGATGGTGATGATATATAACTTGAATACTCTTGACAAGGAAGATTTTATATTTATCCGTTATACCTTATGATGTTAATTATGGCATTATTATGTTAATCCCTTCACGATGGATGCTGCGTAATGTAGCTGTTGTAATTTGCAGTTTAACATACCAGTTCAGCAAATTGTGGGTAAGATGtgtattttttttcatatttttacaGATGACAGGGAGAAGGAGCAGGCTGTCGAGGAGTGCAAGCAGAAGTGTAAGATGTGTATTTTTTCATATTTTTACGGATGATCTTGACTGTTTTGCAACGTGTATTGCATTTCCAGGGATTATCCTCTTGCTTATTTAGTATTTCCTCTGTTCTCTGAAGATTAATTTTGGCCCATACAGTTTCCGGTGACTGGAAGTCTAAAACTGAAGACAGGGCATATTGTTTTGGTTATGAGTGGTTGGAAATATTGTGGCTTCATGTCCCTAGAGCAGTCAGACACTTCCAAAATAGGTGAGCCTGATTTCTTCTGCAATTCTTCCACCATAGTACATGAAAAGGAATATGTTCTACCTATCGGCACCATTTCTTGTGGAGGATTGGTGCTTCCCCTTTATTTTGTCACACTTTGGTGTCCTTGAGTTCAGAATAGATTCACCTTTGTTCTGATTCTTCTTTATATATTCCCAGGTGTTAAAATCCTAGGTGCCAAGGGCATTGTGGTGGTGCGATCCATGTCTCCTGCGAGCGCTCGGCATGGCGTCCATAGCCCCAAAGAGCAGGGCTTCAAGGTTCTTTTCATTGAATGACTTGATTTGTTTCTCCTATGTTGTGCTCGATTACTAACTGAAACTGTAGCTCTCCTATGTATCAGGCTGGACAACAAGCTTCACTTGATGAAAGCATTTCCCTTCTAAAACAGAGTAATGCTGAGATTAATGCACAAGTTAGTCTTGATACTAAGGTGGTTATGGGATTGCTTGATCTATGCTAGGCCAATATGTCAGCCAACCACTTAAAAATAATCACTTGCATTTCTTCCTATGAACTCTGAATCCTGACGAGTGATAACGCATAAAAAATTAGCAATAGAAGGTGTCAGTGAACACGAGTACTCAGTCAAGAGCAATATAGCGGTAGATACTTTACAATGTAATTttatataataataaataaatggCACTTAAGTTGTTAAGAAATTGTTGTTGGAGTATTGTCTCACCCTTTATCTGCTCTCTCGAAAACTGTGGATTGCTATGGGCTGGAGCTCCAGGAGAGGAGGGAGGTAAGCGTGGATGCAATGGATATTGTTCGGATAAAAAATTGGGTGGAAACTGAGTAGTGACGGTGAGACTTATTCCATTTGTTTCTCCTTTGCCCTTTTAATCAAGAACAACGTTCAGAGCTTGCGTGGTTGTCGAAATataattctgtaaaggagaaataTTGATATCATGCAATGATCAATGCAGAGTTGGATAGTTATAGAGTTCTTCCTTAGTTTTCATTGAGCAAAGATTGGATCTGTGCGATTTGTTCTAATACCAAGTAAATCTTGGTCTGCATAGTTTTTTTCCTATATTTGTTTAAACAAATTGGGACTTGATGTGAAAAAGGGTGTGTGTTGACATGCATGTAAACAAATCATGGATTAATGTGAGGTACTATATATACTTGCCTATCTCTGTGCAAAAGCTTATGGCCCTCTTTGATACAACTAGGAACATCAAAACCAAATGGGATTTCATTGAGTGTACTTCAGATGGCCATACTGTAAGTGCACCATTACTAAATAGTATATGAATCTGCCTTGTATAATTAAGATGCACTTTCTACATAGCGCTGCTATATATTGATACTGTGTGATCACTTAACATAAATCTGGCTAGGTGATTTGCTCGCCTAACTCTCTGGTTGCATATAATCCGATCCTGATAGTGACATGATTTACTCTGTTTGATCAAACAGGTAGAAGCCAAAGCTGTTTTACGTGAATCTAATGACGTCCCTGCCGCTATAAGCTAGGAATTTGATAAATTCAACATTGGCAATCTGGTCTTGTGCTCTTCGTCCAAAAGCATATTCTGATAGCGAGATTCTTATTGTGGATGTTTCAGCGTCGACCTGAATTTTGTTTAACCTACTGTAGAAAGACCTTCTAGGGTGATTAGCTGCAGTACTGTAACAAATAATGAAAAAAACTCAGTGTCTTCTCATTTAATATTCTAGCTGCAACTACTTGACTACAAGTTTTATGTGGAATTTTTCTATACAGCTTGCACAAACTCAGTGAGATCGGGAATCATCATCTCACATTTTTTTTCTtgaaaggtactccctccgttctgaattacttgtcttagatttgtctagatacggatgtatctagactcattttagtgctagatacatccgtatctcgaTAAATcgaagacaagtaatttggaacggagggagtaggtgtcaTCTCCTACATTTTTTCTCAGAATTAAGCATGTTTCTAAGCCTTGCTTGAAAGTTTCTCATTATTAACTTAACAACCAACCTGGACGACAAAAGTTTACTTCACTTGGTAACAGGGGTTGGACACCGAAAGCTTGCTATCTAATTTTCTTCTCTGTAGAGGAAAACAAGTACGCCTATAGTTGGACACTGAAAGTCTGCCAAAATTATTTTTAGAGCTGTATAGTGTTTACGTTAATGTAAATCCTTGCTCATGTTACACCTTTCTTGTTCTTATGGCGAAAAATTAGCATATTAACCATTTTTATACTTTTTTGTCCTTTTCTTTTAATACAGTAGTGTCCAGGCTTATGGATTCCTATATTTTTATTGTCAATCTAGCATACTTCTGTCACTCCCCTCTTGTTTTAGCTctgttgatggatgatttctgccatTTATCTTTATTCCCATTTTATATATTCTGATTACTGCTTCATTATTTATCAACTGAGGCATGTTGTTGTGCACTTCTTACTGATGATGATCCTGGTGTTGTTTGTTTGAGAAAAGAAAGAGACAACTCGATGTGCATATTTATCCTTATTTTGTTCAATTATAATGGGATGAAGTAACTTAATGACTGATAGTATTGTTGGTAGTGATAGACAATAGGCAATTTACTAGAGCAGTTCAAGCAAGAATACTTCCAGAATACATCTTGTGATTTGTAGGTAACAACACCAAGTTTGCCAACTTGTTCAACCAAACAAAGTGTATAACATGCTTCATTTTTGCAGGTATAGAAGAAGGAAAAGAGAGCATTGGATTTTGAGTtaatgaaatatatttgcaaaaaaGAGAGTTAATGAAATATTCTCAATCAAGAAAACTCAAGGTCGGTTCAGTCAACAGAAAAGAATAAGGTGAAACCTCTTGCGTTTTTTATTAGCGCACACATGGCTCTAAAATTGGATAGCTGATCTTTATTTATTCACTCAACGTTGTGTTAGCCatagacctctctctctctctctctctctctctctctctctctctaaaaccAGCTTCTCATGCAAGATCTTATCCTATGCCAAGTTATTCTGTGGGTATCGTTTTAAAATATTATATTTGTTGTTCTGCTTAGCTACACCATCCTTGAGTGTTTTTTATGGAATCTAGAAAACAAAGTGCTTTGCTTCTTTCCTTACTTGGTTCAAGGTTCCAGGTGTGCGTTGGACAGTGTCGCTGAGGGTCCAGTTTCTCATTTTTCAGATTTTGTAGTAGCAGAGATGTGTATAATATGGATAACTGAACTGGTGTTTAGGCGTTTCAGTGCAGGACTGCTACTTGCTTGATTAGTTAGATGAACTGGTGTTTAGAGATTTCAGTGCAGAGTGATGTTTCAGTTTCGATTGCAGGGCTTCGAGATGCACCGTGAGGGCTGAAACGAGTCTTATACCGGGTCTTTCATGAATTTAGTTAGCCTAAATACTTCCAGAATCCCTCTTGCAATATGTAAGTCTGTTGGTAACAACACTAATTTTGCCAGTTTGTTTTGCCAAACAAAATGTGGAACATACTTCATTTTTGCAGGTAAAAGAAGGAAAATATAACATTGGAGGAAAAGGCAGCAAAGTGGATTCTCTAAGCTTTCTCAAATGTTTGAACAAGGAAAAGATAGTTACAATCATTTTTCTCTCGCCTTGTTACATCTTGATGTTAATAGTCTTTGGAAGGTACTATGCACCCCGTTCAAGGTTTACAGAATTTGCACGATCCTATTACAATTTTATCGGATGACAGAATTGACCAGTTCTTCCTTGAGGAAATTAATATTTCAGCTGCTACTCCTTTGTGCATTGTTACATagagttatactccctccgttcctaaatataagtctttgtagagatttcactatgaactacatatggatgtatatagatgtattttagagtgtagttcattcattttactccgtatgtggtccatagcggaatgtctccaaagacttatatttaggaacggagggagtagttgtgaaGATGTGTACGCATCAACATATAATTCCCACCATCCTATTACAGTTTGGTCCGACGACGAAATCGAGCAGCTCTTACTTGAGTAAATTGTACAACTCTTCCTTGAGTAAATTAGTATTGCGGTTACTAAGCCTTTGTGCATTCTGATACAGCTCTACTGAAATACTACTTATGCACTTTAAACTCAGAGTTGACTTTACATCATTTTTGTTCTCATCCGTTCTCCTGAATTTTAGTCCGCTTCAGCAATGCTATGACCTCCCACTCCATGTATATATGAAAAACGACCGCAATTTCGATGTTGTGATTTGGTCAATCCTTGGTGTTTTGATTACAACTGATCTCTCTGTTTGGCAACTGATGCCACCCGAAGGGCTGCCAGCCCTGAAAGGCAAGGAGTGTAAACCACGTACGAGCGTGGCTCAGAAAGCAAAATGTTTTGCAGTGAGTCAAGCGTAATATGATCAAAAGGAAATGGGGTTGATGCTAAAACTCAAACAGTTCCCTAGAGGGGGCCCCGGGTTGAAAGAGCTGATGCTTTCTTACTTCATCTTAATATAGGGATTATAGCATTGGAATTATGGAATTTGAATGGATTGAGTACATCAAGATGAAGATATTAGGGTGCCGTATTTCTTCTCATAGAAATACAAAAACGTATCACCCAC contains:
- the LOC119276732 gene encoding uncharacterized protein LOC119276732 isoform X2, producing the protein MLICMVAVMTGRRSRLSRSASRSFPVTGSLKLKTGHIVLVMSGWKYCGFMSLEQSDTSKIGVKILGAKGIVVVRSMSPASARHGVHSPKEQGFKAGQQASLDESISLLKQRTSKPNGISLSVLQMAILLHKLSEIGNHHLTFFFLKGIEEGKESIGF
- the LOC119276732 gene encoding uncharacterized protein LOC119276732 isoform X1 — its product is MLIPSRWMLRNVAVVICSLTYQFSKLWVRCVFFFIFLQMTGRRSRLSRSASRSFPVTGSLKLKTGHIVLVMSGWKYCGFMSLEQSDTSKIGVKILGAKGIVVVRSMSPASARHGVHSPKEQGFKAGQQASLDESISLLKQRTSKPNGISLSVLQMAILLHKLSEIGNHHLTFFFLKGIEEGKESIGF